One genomic region from Gossypium hirsutum isolate 1008001.06 chromosome D13, Gossypium_hirsutum_v2.1, whole genome shotgun sequence encodes:
- the LOC107937614 gene encoding uncharacterized protein: MDYSLAALKLLCGQLKDARGTPSQSALTLGGILFQRVWLQGVLVSNDDEDRLLLDDSTGIVELNLSGDFRQRQWKTGMYVMVVGGYFVRTGDIPVIKVHKIVDLSPFPDREAMWYLEVLEAYKLFYQPLIEDFI, from the exons ATGGACTATAGTTTAGCAGCGCTGAAACTGCTATGCGGTCAACTAAAAGACGCTCGAGGAACACCTTCACAAAGCGCCTTAACCCTTGGCGGCATCCTCTTTCAACGTGTCTGGCTTCAG GGCGTTTTGGTTTCAAACGACGACGAAGATCGCCTGCTTCTCGACGATAGCACCGGCATCGTCGAGCTTAACCTCTCCGGTGATTTCCGTCAACGTCAATGGAAAACAG GGATGTATGTAATGGTGGTGGGAGGATACTTTGTCCGTACAGGTGATATTCCTGTTATTAAG GTTCATAAGATTGTTGATTTATCTCCATTTCCGGATCGAGAAGCGATGTGGTATCTCGAAGTTTTGGAAGCTTACAAACTTTTCTACCAGCCCCTCATTGAAGACTTCATATGA